CCTAGCAATCAAATTGCTATAGTCAAAATCTTTAAAGTCTTCCTCAAAAATTGATTTTAGCCCCTCTATTGAGGGTTTTAGTTTTTTTTCTTTACAGATAATGAAATAATAAAAAAAATGATTTGGATCAGATTCAAAAAGATTTTTCAGACTTGTTTCCAATTCTTCATCTAATTTTTTTATGATATTTCTAAATAGACAAGCTTGCGTTATAAAGAGAAGCTTTTCTTTGGTTAATGTATTGTTTTCCATAGGTTTAAATTTGAAAGTTGATGAATAAAAGCTACTCCTAAATATTTAAAGTGTCAAGGAGTTTAGATTAAAAAAATCCCACAATGTATATGGGATTTATTAACTTATTGAAAAAACTAATTTTATTTTTTCTTAGAAGATGCTTTTTTAGCAGTTTTCTTTGCTGTTGGTTTTACCTTAGCTTTTGTTTTAGATGCAGGTTTCTTCGCTGCAGACTTCTTTTTAGCTGGAGCTTTTTTCACTAGATTAACTTCTTCAGATAATTCTTCTAAAACTTTTTTAGAAATCTTTTTAAGAGTACCTAATACTTCAGCACCTCTTTCTGTAATGATATTGTTATATATTACTTTACCTTTAACTCTTGCACCGTTATAAACAAAAAGATTTTCTCTAACTGTTAAGTTTCCTTCGAAATTTCCGTATACGAATGCTTCATCACAAACTGCATCACCTTTGAAGCTTCCTTCTGGTGAAATGTCTAATATTTTTGCATCTTTTAATGTAGCTTCGAAAGTACCTTCTACT
This genomic window from Alphaproteobacteria bacterium contains:
- a CDS encoding polymer-forming cytoskeletal protein; translation: MSSKKDIKLMLDRLNKASNSAIKASGSMSPSTPMAAQPTPKGRHSGSSSSDGKQVIIGQGIKMSGGIDTCETLTVEGTFEATLKDAKILDISPEGSFKGDAVCDEAFVYGNFEGNLTVRENLFVYNGARVKGKVIYNNIITERGAEVLGTLKKISKKVLEELSEEVNLVKKAPAKKKSAAKKPASKTKAKVKPTAKKTAKKASSKKK